The Longimicrobiales bacterium genome has a window encoding:
- a CDS encoding S9 family peptidase, which translates to MQTTRLRIVRAIATSLFLTSTLAALAHAQRPMTFLDVQEMRRAGSTDLSPDGRWMLYTVSFPDWEEAERQSDIFLVSTRDGLASTRQMTFTAEKDEQSPAWSADGSFFVFASNRDAANNGNQRQLYLMRPDGGEARKLTSAKDGVADFAFSRDGKWLVYRAGKSGEQQLYRLPVASIAQATTEEVEPEQLTKQVAGVGNWELTRDSRRIYFITADTLDADEKERREKKFTVDIRNAETPLSSLWALDLEPVRATRLTRDSSITVDGFQISPDGRWIGFRGVSAERYKRNITEEGINSDLFLLEVATGTIERLTQNEEVGENGPFFSPDSRLVGFIAPDDLTQYSMKNRRAYVRPVGERGGEFRKLGVNFDGDIGGGFWSEDGRTYYFNAGIRATRQLMALDTRSGEVRQVTEERAALAVDFDEDSGLYLISYQDPKTPPTLFAVDDIDDVTRRNRWRQLYDVNPQIRNIALGEEEEITWTSTDGREVGGVLVKPVGYREGQRYPLIVAIHGGPASADVLGFNGGYGAQVYAGDGYVVLRPNYRGSTNYGEAHKTDIVGNYFPQGYEDIMAGVDHLIEQGIVDGDRMGALGWSAGGHWSNWILVNTDRFKAISSGAGTSNWISMFAQSDVQRNRQHYLGGRLPYEDYDAYWNQSPLKYITNAKTPTMIHVVEGDPRVPSPQSVELHMALKKLGVDTELFMYPGNSHGIPDARNQLVKSVSEKAWMDYYVRGQGEKFAWRDVLKTLEESEATPAPAVSQEN; encoded by the coding sequence ACACGGTCTCCTTCCCGGACTGGGAAGAGGCGGAGCGCCAGAGCGACATCTTCCTCGTTTCGACGCGTGACGGGCTGGCCTCGACGCGGCAGATGACGTTCACGGCGGAGAAGGACGAGCAGTCGCCGGCGTGGTCGGCAGACGGCAGCTTCTTCGTGTTCGCGTCCAACCGTGATGCCGCGAACAACGGCAACCAGCGTCAGCTCTACCTGATGCGGCCGGACGGCGGGGAGGCACGCAAGCTGACGTCGGCAAAGGATGGCGTTGCGGATTTCGCGTTCTCTCGCGACGGGAAGTGGCTGGTCTACCGTGCGGGCAAGAGCGGCGAGCAGCAGCTGTACCGGCTGCCGGTCGCGTCGATCGCGCAGGCGACGACGGAGGAGGTCGAGCCGGAGCAGCTGACGAAGCAGGTCGCGGGTGTCGGCAACTGGGAGCTCACGCGCGACAGCCGACGGATCTATTTCATCACGGCGGACACGCTCGATGCGGACGAGAAGGAGCGTCGCGAAAAGAAGTTCACGGTCGACATCCGCAACGCGGAGACGCCGCTGTCCAGCCTGTGGGCGCTGGACCTGGAGCCGGTCCGTGCGACGCGCCTGACGCGCGACTCGTCGATCACGGTGGACGGCTTCCAGATCTCGCCGGACGGTCGCTGGATCGGTTTCCGCGGCGTCTCGGCGGAGCGATACAAGCGCAACATCACGGAAGAGGGCATCAACAGCGATCTCTTCCTGCTCGAGGTCGCGACGGGGACGATCGAGCGGCTGACACAGAACGAGGAGGTCGGTGAGAACGGCCCGTTCTTCTCGCCCGACAGCCGGCTGGTCGGCTTCATCGCGCCGGACGACCTGACACAGTACAGCATGAAGAACCGTCGCGCGTACGTTCGCCCGGTGGGTGAGCGGGGCGGCGAGTTCCGCAAGCTGGGTGTGAACTTCGACGGCGACATCGGCGGCGGCTTCTGGTCGGAGGACGGTCGCACGTACTACTTCAACGCCGGCATCCGCGCGACGCGGCAGCTCATGGCGCTGGACACCCGCAGCGGCGAGGTGCGCCAGGTGACGGAGGAGCGAGCGGCGCTCGCCGTCGACTTCGATGAGGACAGTGGTCTCTACCTGATCAGCTACCAGGATCCGAAGACGCCGCCGACGCTGTTCGCGGTGGACGACATCGACGATGTCACGCGCCGCAACCGCTGGCGCCAGCTCTACGACGTGAACCCGCAGATCCGCAACATCGCGCTGGGTGAGGAGGAGGAGATCACCTGGACGTCGACGGACGGCAGGGAAGTCGGCGGTGTGCTGGTGAAGCCGGTCGGCTACCGCGAGGGGCAGCGTTACCCGCTGATCGTGGCGATCCACGGCGGCCCGGCCTCCGCCGACGTGCTGGGCTTCAACGGCGGCTACGGCGCGCAGGTCTATGCCGGCGACGGCTACGTCGTGCTGCGACCCAACTACCGTGGCTCGACGAACTATGGTGAGGCGCACAAGACGGACATCGTGGGCAACTACTTCCCGCAGGGCTATGAGGACATCATGGCCGGCGTGGACCACCTGATCGAGCAGGGCATCGTCGACGGCGACCGGATGGGCGCTCTCGGCTGGAGCGCGGGCGGTCACTGGTCCAACTGGATCCTCGTGAACACCGATCGTTTCAAGGCGATCAGCTCGGGCGCGGGCACGTCCAACTGGATCTCGATGTTCGCGCAGAGCGACGTGCAGCGGAACCGCCAGCACTACCTCGGCGGGAGGCTCCCATACGAGGACTACGATGCGTACTGGAACCAGTCTCCGCTCAAGTACATCACGAATGCGAAGACGCCTACGATGATCCACGTGGTCGAGGGCGATCCGCGCGTGCCGAGCCCGCAGTCGGTCGAGCTGCACATGGCGCTGAAGAAGCTCGGCGTCGACACGGAGCTGTTCATGTACCCGGGCAACAGCCACGGCATCCCGGACGCCCGCAACCAGCTCGTCAAGTCGGTCAGCGAGAAGGCGTGGATGGACTACTACGTCCGCGGGCAGGGTGAGAAGTTCGCGTGGCGTGATGTGCTGAAGACGCTGGAGGAGTCGGAAGCGACGCCGGCACCCGCAGTTTCGCAGGAGAACTGA